From Elusimicrobiota bacterium, one genomic window encodes:
- a CDS encoding HEAT repeat domain-containing protein: MMAFLLAAALCPAWASGPAPLSDAQFSSAFQGILQETKVSARSLAAAIDHDDLLDMLKDRDPEVRKEALKTARFEQGINTDVRDRVFELAGDTREDVGVRREAVRTLFWVTNLNETRDKLLDLARRDRATAVREMAYKALYQSAFSFSDIRDAVRDAARSEREPAVRKAAIWALFDCTGTAEVLDTLKDIAKSDSEDADIRVEAVKSLFLAMNRSEARDLVFGLAKDRRLDQGLRVTAIYALYAARNQWDVQDALKDMSRESDSGIRVAAIKALGNDDLFMRSYFHIGTHVNGHVYVSPIENE; encoded by the coding sequence ATGATGGCTTTCCTGCTCGCAGCAGCGCTGTGCCCGGCCTGGGCCTCCGGTCCGGCGCCCCTGAGCGACGCTCAGTTCTCTTCCGCGTTCCAGGGCATCCTGCAGGAGACCAAGGTCTCCGCGCGGAGTCTGGCGGCCGCCATCGACCACGACGATCTCCTGGACATGCTCAAAGACCGCGACCCCGAGGTGCGCAAGGAGGCGCTCAAGACCGCGCGCTTCGAGCAGGGCATCAACACGGATGTTCGCGACCGGGTCTTCGAGCTGGCCGGCGACACGCGCGAGGACGTGGGCGTGCGGCGCGAGGCGGTGCGGACTCTGTTCTGGGTCACGAACCTCAACGAGACGCGCGACAAGCTTCTGGACCTGGCGCGCCGCGACCGCGCGACTGCGGTGCGCGAGATGGCCTATAAGGCCCTTTACCAGTCCGCCTTCTCCTTCTCCGACATCCGCGACGCGGTGCGCGACGCGGCCCGCAGCGAACGGGAGCCCGCGGTGCGCAAGGCCGCGATCTGGGCTCTGTTCGACTGCACGGGGACCGCGGAGGTGCTCGACACGCTCAAGGACATCGCCAAGTCCGATTCGGAAGACGCGGACATCCGAGTCGAGGCGGTCAAGAGCCTGTTCCTGGCCATGAACCGCTCCGAGGCCAGGGACCTGGTGTTCGGCCTGGCCAAGGACCGCAGGCTGGACCAGGGTCTGCGCGTCACGGCCATCTACGCGCTCTACGCGGCGAGGAACCAGTGGGACGTGCAGGACGCGCTCAAAGACATGAGCCGCGAGTCCGACTCCGGCATCCGCGTGGCGGCGATCAAGGCGCTGGGCAACGACGACCTGTTCATGCG
- a CDS encoding secondary thiamine-phosphate synthase enzyme YjbQ: protein MRSKTEYLFFETPKRRELVNITGRVAEIVAASQVQEGFCLVSAMHITSGIWVNDEEPGLKEDLMEFLERLAPAADYRHHETGEDNGDAHLKRTLTGHQVVLPVTKGRLDLGPWEQVFYAEFDGRRRKRVVVKVIGE, encoded by the coding sequence ATGCGCTCCAAGACCGAATACCTCTTCTTCGAGACCCCCAAGCGCAGGGAGCTCGTCAACATCACGGGCCGCGTCGCGGAGATCGTCGCCGCGAGCCAGGTCCAGGAAGGCTTCTGCCTGGTCAGCGCCATGCACATCACCTCGGGCATCTGGGTCAACGACGAGGAGCCCGGGCTCAAGGAAGACCTTATGGAGTTCCTGGAGCGCCTGGCCCCGGCGGCTGACTACCGCCATCATGAGACGGGGGAGGACAACGGCGACGCCCACCTCAAGCGGACTTTGACCGGGCATCAGGTCGTCCTGCCCGTGACCAAGGGCCGGCTGGACCTGGGTCCGTGGGAGCAGGTCTTCTACGCCGAGTTCGACGGCCGGCGGCGCAAGCGGGTCGTGGTCAAGGTCATCGGCGAATGA
- a CDS encoding N-acetylmuramoyl-L-alanine amidase, which translates to MSWLVLALCLLAPLGRCAPAAAGALYPERPTAPIVVVSPPEGLSMPLAEGEFILGSVSDPTAPFLINGTTVAVHPNGAFLAWLPVSPGTFTFRCTLNLQSGATTFLRSILVGPPPQPLPAKPLAVDPDSLWPRSDVGLRPGDWLTFRMRASPGHAARCRLADRPWQELRETGPGTYEGQQAVAPGSESGPAAVECRLKDGWSSARALSRGQAAVTSGPPAIAVVKGSAVLRTGPGAGYMAFPPAGTRLVTTGRQGSELRVSLSPALEGWIDAKDVDLLPAGTPPLRAVADAIHTYASDHGASVRLALSERVAFTVDEGDDPSTLTLRLYNCVGHTNWIVYDSDDRFVEEVRWKQEATGVVAVLIRLNPAMTLWGWQASYEGSSLRLDLRRAPALAPAPASPLKGLTIILDPGHMPSATGATGPLGTREMDANLAIAQAAAAVLAKRGALPVLTRASDDEVGLAERPRLAVERKGDIFISIHNNALGDGENPFARPRGYSVFYYHPHSLALASAMYRSYQERSPLPGEELRYGNLLVARLSAMPAILIENAYMIIPSQEELLSDPAFRGRLAEAIAGGLESYLGAQRAKQPRAPSVRKSVRTGPAEPPIPPAKSLPKAGKNGKKPRRPSAKKAPAPATKHQRQRAALDELLSEPASGAKAPR; encoded by the coding sequence ATGTCTTGGCTCGTCCTGGCCCTCTGCCTGCTCGCGCCGCTGGGCCGTTGCGCCCCGGCGGCCGCCGGGGCCCTCTACCCGGAGCGCCCCACCGCTCCCATCGTCGTGGTGTCCCCCCCTGAAGGACTGAGCATGCCGCTGGCGGAAGGCGAGTTCATCCTCGGCTCGGTGTCGGATCCCACGGCGCCCTTCCTCATCAACGGCACGACCGTCGCGGTGCATCCCAATGGCGCGTTCCTGGCTTGGCTGCCGGTCAGCCCGGGGACCTTCACCTTCCGCTGCACCCTCAACCTGCAGAGCGGCGCCACGACCTTCCTCCGCAGCATCCTCGTGGGCCCCCCCCCGCAGCCGCTGCCGGCCAAGCCCCTCGCCGTGGACCCGGATTCCCTCTGGCCCAGGTCGGACGTGGGCCTGCGCCCGGGCGACTGGCTGACCTTCCGGATGCGGGCCAGCCCGGGCCATGCGGCACGCTGCCGCCTGGCCGATCGGCCCTGGCAGGAGCTGCGCGAGACCGGCCCCGGGACCTACGAGGGGCAGCAGGCCGTCGCCCCCGGCTCCGAGTCCGGGCCGGCCGCGGTCGAATGCCGGCTCAAGGACGGCTGGTCCTCGGCGCGGGCCCTCAGCCGCGGTCAGGCCGCCGTGACCTCGGGACCGCCCGCCATCGCGGTCGTCAAGGGCAGCGCCGTGCTGCGCACCGGGCCGGGGGCCGGCTATATGGCCTTCCCTCCGGCGGGCACCCGCCTGGTCACGACCGGCCGCCAGGGCTCGGAGCTGCGGGTGAGCCTGAGCCCCGCCTTGGAGGGCTGGATCGACGCCAAGGACGTGGATCTGCTGCCGGCCGGGACTCCCCCGCTTCGGGCCGTGGCCGACGCCATCCACACCTACGCCTCGGACCACGGCGCTTCGGTGCGCCTGGCGCTCAGCGAGCGCGTCGCCTTCACGGTGGACGAAGGCGACGACCCCTCCACCTTGACCCTGCGCCTGTACAACTGCGTGGGACACACCAACTGGATCGTCTACGATTCCGACGACCGATTCGTGGAGGAGGTGCGCTGGAAGCAGGAGGCCACGGGCGTGGTGGCGGTCCTCATCCGCCTCAACCCGGCCATGACCCTCTGGGGCTGGCAGGCCTCCTATGAAGGCTCCTCGCTGAGGCTCGACCTGCGCCGCGCCCCGGCCTTGGCGCCGGCTCCAGCCTCCCCGCTCAAGGGCCTCACCATCATCCTCGACCCCGGCCACATGCCCTCGGCCACCGGGGCGACCGGGCCTCTGGGCACCCGGGAGATGGACGCCAACCTCGCTATCGCGCAGGCCGCGGCCGCGGTCCTGGCCAAGCGGGGGGCCCTGCCCGTCCTGACGCGGGCCAGCGACGACGAGGTGGGGCTGGCCGAGCGGCCGCGCTTGGCCGTGGAGCGCAAGGGAGATATCTTCATCAGCATCCACAACAACGCGCTGGGCGACGGGGAGAATCCCTTCGCCCGGCCGCGGGGCTACTCGGTGTTCTATTACCATCCCCACAGCCTGGCCCTGGCCAGCGCCATGTACCGGTCCTACCAGGAGCGTTCTCCCCTGCCGGGAGAGGAACTGCGCTATGGGAATCTCCTCGTGGCGCGCCTTTCCGCCATGCCGGCCATCCTGATCGAGAACGCCTACATGATCATCCCGTCCCAGGAGGAACTGCTCAGCGACCCGGCCTTCCGCGGCAGACTGGCCGAGGCCATCGCGGGCGGCCTGGAGTCCTACCTAGGCGCGCAACGGGCCAAGCAGCCCCGAGCCCCGTCCGTAAGGAAATCCGTCCGGACGGGACCGGCGGAACCTCCGATACCGCCGGCCAAGTCTCTGCCCAAGGCCGGGAAGAACGGCAAGAAGCCGCGGCGGCCTTCGGCCAAGAAGGCCCCGGCTCCCGCGACGAAGCATCAGCGGCAGCGGGCCGCGCTCGACGAGCTGCTCTCCGAACCCGCCTCCGGCGCCAAAGCGCCCCGCTGA
- a CDS encoding alpha/beta hydrolase translates to MTFWWLIAIPLLWLGLRWFERINLFFPSRDMEADPGALGLAFEDLRLMAADGTSVHGWFVPLASESPVVVFCHGNAGNISHRLDKLGALRRAGASVLLFDYRGYGRSSGRPDEQGTYLDAEAAYRWLAEEKQVPAGRIVIHGESLGGAVALELALRRRAAGLVLESTFTSVVDMCRRIFPFLPAQLIVRFRYDTLSKIPRLSCPLLVMHSPDDDIVPFAMGRRLYEAAPGPKAFLAMRGGHNDGFLDTGPAYEKAIADFLSPLR, encoded by the coding sequence ATGACGTTCTGGTGGCTCATCGCCATCCCCCTGCTCTGGCTGGGCCTGCGCTGGTTCGAGCGCATCAACCTATTCTTCCCGAGCCGGGACATGGAAGCCGACCCGGGCGCCCTCGGGCTGGCCTTCGAGGACCTGCGCCTCATGGCCGCGGATGGGACGTCTGTCCATGGCTGGTTCGTGCCTTTAGCGTCGGAGAGTCCGGTCGTGGTCTTCTGCCACGGCAACGCGGGCAACATCAGCCATCGCCTGGACAAGCTGGGAGCCCTGCGCCGCGCCGGAGCCTCGGTGCTCCTTTTCGACTATCGGGGCTACGGCCGCAGTTCCGGCAGGCCCGACGAGCAGGGGACCTACCTGGACGCGGAAGCGGCCTACCGCTGGCTGGCCGAGGAGAAGCAGGTCCCGGCCGGCCGCATCGTGATCCACGGCGAATCCTTGGGGGGAGCCGTGGCGCTGGAGCTGGCTCTGCGCCGCCGCGCCGCAGGCCTGGTGCTGGAGAGCACCTTCACCTCGGTGGTGGATATGTGCCGGCGGATCTTCCCTTTCCTGCCCGCGCAGCTGATCGTGCGCTTCCGCTATGACACCTTGTCCAAGATCCCCAGGCTGTCCTGTCCGTTGCTGGTCATGCACAGCCCGGACGACGACATCGTGCCTTTCGCCATGGGACGCCGCCTCTACGAGGCCGCGCCCGGACCCAAGGCCTTCCTCGCGATGAGGGGCGGACATAACGACGGGTTCCTGGACACGGGCCCGGCTTACGAGAAGGCTATCGCCGATTTTCTCTCGCCTCTGCGCTGA
- a CDS encoding 4'-phosphopantetheinyl transferase superfamily protein → MAAKDLRTIVAEMAKVDPGQVGPTFSLQSPAFSSSLKKAVLVASIRRNLGVDCMRAALAKDFAELEQMVRAGPEAPVDLPAAAPQPSPVPLPEGAAAQGLRCGIDLELVESLPEAPDYRTHDFYVRNFTEAERAYCAAQKDPRMHLAARWAAKEALRKCDPLLSAEPFGDIEVVREESGRTFFQRRSARGPARLPHAVSLTHTAQLAAAVVVLPGQDRPWAAWALAAVSALAAAAALCLRK, encoded by the coding sequence ATGGCCGCCAAGGACCTCAGGACGATAGTCGCCGAGATGGCCAAGGTCGACCCGGGCCAGGTCGGCCCGACCTTCTCGCTGCAAAGTCCGGCTTTCTCGAGCTCGCTCAAGAAAGCGGTGCTCGTAGCCTCCATACGTCGCAATCTGGGCGTGGACTGCATGCGGGCGGCCCTGGCCAAGGACTTCGCGGAGTTGGAACAGATGGTCCGGGCCGGGCCAGAGGCGCCGGTCGATCTTCCCGCCGCCGCTCCGCAGCCCTCGCCCGTCCCCCTTCCGGAGGGGGCGGCGGCTCAAGGACTCCGCTGCGGCATCGATTTGGAGCTGGTGGAATCCCTGCCCGAGGCGCCGGACTACCGCACGCATGATTTCTACGTGCGGAACTTCACCGAGGCGGAGCGCGCCTACTGCGCGGCCCAGAAAGACCCTCGCATGCACTTGGCCGCCCGCTGGGCGGCCAAGGAAGCCCTGCGCAAATGCGACCCTCTCCTGAGCGCCGAGCCCTTCGGCGACATCGAGGTGGTCCGGGAAGAGTCGGGACGGACCTTCTTCCAGCGGCGCTCCGCCCGCGGCCCGGCGCGCCTGCCTCACGCCGTCAGCCTGACGCACACGGCGCAGCTGGCGGCCGCCGTCGTCGTCCTGCCGGGACAGGACCGGCCGTGGGCCGCCTGGGCCCTCGCCGCGGTCTCGGCCCTGGCGGCCGCGGCCGCGCTCTGCCTCAGGAAATAG